One window from the genome of Candidatus Didemnitutus sp. encodes:
- a CDS encoding DUF4097 family beta strand repeat protein codes for MKSLLCLLTVSAMLAAPAAVDAKIVRTVEKTFAVQPGGDFSGLTQGGDIKVTSGDVAEVHVVAKQTFRVDSDKEADALLAEMVFRLEQQGNSVIAESRYEKKATNWFGVGSKVSVSYTVTVPREFNLDLRTSGGDIEVGSIKGTVKARTSGGDLKFAKIDGSVDGHTSGGNIQLEEGTAKANLHTSGGDIFVGRAGGPTSVTTSGGNIKLESVEELISASTSGGDIHATITGPIKQDTELHTSGGQVVVHVKKGTGFQLDASTSGGDVDADGLTLTIEKGGMGKSRLAGAVNGGGPRLKLRSSGGDIKIRAN; via the coding sequence ATGAAATCCCTGCTTTGCCTGCTCACCGTGAGCGCGATGCTCGCCGCTCCGGCCGCCGTCGACGCCAAGATCGTCCGCACCGTGGAAAAGACCTTCGCCGTGCAGCCCGGCGGCGATTTTTCGGGCCTCACGCAGGGCGGCGACATCAAGGTGACGAGCGGCGACGTGGCTGAAGTGCACGTCGTGGCCAAGCAGACGTTCCGCGTGGACAGCGACAAGGAAGCGGACGCGCTGTTGGCCGAGATGGTTTTCCGCCTCGAACAACAGGGGAACAGCGTCATCGCCGAGTCACGCTACGAGAAGAAGGCCACCAATTGGTTCGGCGTCGGATCGAAGGTCAGTGTTTCCTACACGGTCACCGTCCCCCGCGAGTTCAACCTCGACCTGCGCACCTCGGGCGGCGACATCGAGGTCGGCAGCATCAAGGGCACGGTCAAGGCCCGCACCAGCGGCGGCGACCTGAAGTTCGCGAAGATCGACGGCTCCGTGGACGGACACACCTCCGGCGGCAACATCCAGCTCGAAGAGGGCACCGCGAAGGCCAATCTGCACACGTCCGGCGGCGACATTTTCGTCGGTCGCGCGGGCGGTCCGACCTCCGTCACCACGTCCGGCGGCAACATCAAGCTCGAGTCGGTCGAGGAATTGATCAGCGCCAGCACTTCCGGCGGCGACATCCACGCGACGATCACGGGTCCGATCAAACAGGACACCGAGCTGCACACTTCCGGCGGCCAGGTCGTCGTGCACGTCAAGAAAGGCACCGGCTTCCAGCTCGACGCCAGCACCTCGGGGGGCGACGTCGACGCGGACGGTCTCACGCTGACGATCGAAAAGGGCGGCATGGGCAAAAGCCGGCTCGCAGGCGCCGTCAACGGCGGCGGTCCGCGCCTGAAGCTCCGCTCGAGCGGTGGCGACATCAAGATCCGCGCCAACTGA
- a CDS encoding TatD family hydrolase: protein MGLIDTHTHLESFARRGELAPILDRARAAGLEAMITIGTDADDWGLYREIAAVRAGFVYYSAGIHPCSVDERWAERFATLEAFWSGQNGPRPVALGEIGLDRFHLPKDDAAAAERVFATQQAAFRAGLGLAKKLDCPVVVHSRGAFRECVEMIDASGIDWAKVVFHCFTEGTAEIAELNRRGGIGSFTGILTYKTAENIRAAAKAQGLERFMLETDAPYLTPMPHRGKPNEPAYLRHTAEFAAGVFGVTVDELAVRSTANARRFFGI from the coding sequence ATGGGCCTGATCGATACCCACACGCACCTCGAAAGCTTCGCCCGCCGCGGCGAGCTGGCGCCGATCCTAGACCGCGCCCGCGCCGCCGGCCTGGAAGCGATGATCACGATCGGGACCGATGCGGACGACTGGGGCCTTTACCGCGAAATCGCGGCGGTGCGGGCAGGATTCGTCTACTACTCCGCCGGCATTCATCCGTGCAGCGTGGACGAGCGCTGGGCGGAGCGTTTCGCCACGTTGGAGGCGTTTTGGTCCGGACAAAATGGGCCGCGCCCGGTCGCGCTGGGCGAGATCGGCTTGGATCGCTTTCACCTGCCCAAGGACGACGCGGCGGCGGCCGAGCGGGTGTTCGCCACGCAACAGGCGGCATTTCGCGCGGGGCTGGGGCTGGCGAAGAAACTGGACTGCCCGGTCGTCGTCCATTCGCGCGGGGCGTTCCGCGAATGCGTCGAGATGATCGATGCGAGCGGCATCGACTGGGCGAAGGTGGTTTTCCACTGCTTCACCGAGGGGACGGCTGAGATCGCCGAGCTGAACCGCCGCGGCGGCATCGGGTCGTTCACGGGCATCCTGACCTACAAGACGGCGGAAAACATCCGCGCGGCCGCCAAGGCGCAAGGCCTCGAGCGCTTCATGCTCGAGACGGATGCGCCGTATCTGACGCCTATGCCGCACCGCGGGAAGCCAAACGAGCCGGCCTACCTGAGACACACGGCGGAGTTCGCGGCCGGCGTGTTCGGCGTGACGGTCGACGAGCTTGCGGTGCGATCGACGGCGAACGCGCGGCGGTTTTTCGGGATTTGA
- a CDS encoding HPr family phosphocarrier protein, with protein MEKSDTNTAATHVRELLVENKMGIHARPAAMIVRVTNKFKADVFVEKDDEQVNGKSIMGLMMLAAAKGSKIKFVATGEDAEAMLNELGALFAKKFDEA; from the coding sequence ATGGAAAAGAGTGACACCAATACCGCCGCCACCCACGTGAGGGAGCTCCTTGTCGAAAACAAGATGGGCATCCACGCGCGTCCGGCCGCGATGATCGTGCGCGTCACCAACAAGTTCAAAGCCGACGTCTTCGTGGAGAAGGACGACGAGCAGGTGAACGGCAAGAGCATCATGGGCCTCATGATGCTGGCCGCCGCCAAGGGCTCGAAAATCAAGTTCGTGGCCACCGGCGAGGACGCCGAAGCCATGCTCAACGAGCTCGGTGCGCTCTTCGCCAAGAAGTTCGACGAGGCCTGA
- the kdsB gene encoding 3-deoxy-manno-octulosonate cytidylyltransferase: MPAFALIVPCRLESTRFPRKLLHVIKGKPLVLWVAERITAEAPDLPLWFAVDHPLLADCMENAGFRAILTDARHPSGTDRLAEANRTVRASYVINVQADEPLVSGGQIRALQKLIQGDAPMATLCTPFKKAEDFYNPNQVKVVRAPAANRALYFSRSPMPYARDLAGKVDDAWLAANGCYKHLGLYAYHGEFLEKFVRMAPGKLEQIEKLEQLRVLENGYPIAIDVTEDPTIGVDTAEDAAKFEAHLGQA, encoded by the coding sequence ATGCCCGCGTTCGCGCTCATCGTGCCCTGTCGGTTGGAGTCCACCCGCTTCCCGCGCAAGCTGCTGCATGTCATTAAAGGCAAGCCGCTTGTGCTCTGGGTGGCCGAGCGGATCACGGCCGAGGCGCCCGATCTTCCATTGTGGTTTGCCGTGGATCATCCGCTGCTCGCCGACTGCATGGAAAATGCCGGGTTTCGGGCAATTTTGACCGATGCGCGCCACCCCAGCGGCACCGACCGCCTCGCTGAGGCCAACCGCACCGTGCGCGCCAGCTACGTCATCAACGTCCAAGCCGACGAGCCGCTCGTCTCCGGCGGCCAGATCCGCGCGCTCCAAAAGCTCATCCAAGGCGACGCCCCGATGGCGACGCTCTGCACGCCCTTCAAGAAGGCCGAGGATTTCTACAACCCCAACCAAGTGAAGGTCGTCCGCGCGCCGGCCGCGAACCGTGCGCTCTACTTCTCGCGCTCCCCGATGCCCTACGCCCGCGACCTCGCCGGCAAGGTCGACGACGCCTGGCTGGCCGCCAACGGCTGCTACAAGCACCTCGGCCTCTACGCCTATCACGGCGAGTTTCTGGAAAAATTCGTCCGCATGGCGCCGGGCAAACTGGAGCAGATCGAGAAGCTCGAGCAGCTCCGCGTCCTCGAAAACGGATACCCGATCGCGATCGACGTCACCGAAGACCCGACCATCGGCGTGGACACCGCCGAAGACGCGGCGAAGTTCGAGGCGCATTTGGGCCAAGCCTGA
- a CDS encoding alpha/beta fold hydrolase → MHLRRAARIVLLLGAALALSGCVSGMLAKRLVEAPNRHTPALMSQALREGEGLIRAMTEKRLVRVLQVPAAQPRAQIEVMVLEPADYRFGFKVEHTLAQKDEPATLRVRAKWDVTNGHALLTPKATVVLLHGIMMSKETMLAPWGLALAEAGYRVILVDLRGHGRSTGKWIGYGAWEVDDLRRVIDELDHRGLIVGRVGVLGLSYGASVALQWAAADPRVATVVALAPFSDARRAIREFTRVAAPKLMDGFSDADFQAAEERAARLAGFDWSAVDVLAATRRLRVPVLFVHGGRDTMIVPEHSEALFRVAPPGSRREVLADDNHFTIGLRLDEVGPLVTAWFCDHLQTR, encoded by the coding sequence ATGCACCTTCGCCGCGCCGCCCGGATTGTTTTACTCCTCGGCGCGGCGTTGGCTCTCAGTGGCTGCGTCAGCGGCATGCTAGCCAAGCGGCTGGTGGAGGCGCCCAACCGCCATACACCCGCGTTGATGAGCCAGGCGCTGCGCGAAGGCGAAGGCCTGATCCGCGCCATGACGGAGAAGCGCCTGGTGCGGGTTCTGCAGGTGCCTGCGGCGCAACCCCGCGCGCAAATCGAAGTGATGGTCCTCGAGCCAGCCGACTACAGGTTCGGTTTTAAAGTCGAGCACACGCTCGCGCAAAAGGACGAACCGGCCACTCTCCGCGTTCGCGCTAAGTGGGATGTCACGAATGGTCATGCTCTGCTCACGCCCAAGGCCACAGTCGTGCTCTTGCACGGCATCATGATGAGCAAGGAGACGATGCTGGCGCCGTGGGGCCTCGCCCTGGCGGAGGCGGGCTATCGGGTCATCCTGGTCGATTTGCGCGGACACGGGCGTTCGACCGGCAAGTGGATTGGCTACGGCGCATGGGAAGTGGACGATCTGCGCCGCGTGATCGATGAACTCGATCACCGAGGCCTGATCGTCGGTCGCGTTGGCGTGCTCGGCCTCTCCTACGGCGCGTCGGTGGCGCTCCAATGGGCGGCTGCCGATCCGCGGGTGGCCACGGTCGTGGCGTTGGCACCCTTCAGCGACGCCCGCCGGGCGATCCGGGAGTTCACGCGCGTCGCCGCGCCAAAGTTGATGGATGGATTTTCCGACGCAGATTTTCAGGCCGCCGAGGAGCGCGCGGCCCGTCTGGCTGGATTCGACTGGAGCGCCGTCGACGTGCTCGCGGCGACGCGCCGATTGCGTGTGCCCGTGCTGTTTGTCCACGGCGGACGCGACACGATGATCGTGCCGGAGCACAGCGAAGCCCTCTTCCGCGTCGCGCCGCCCGGCAGTCGTCGTGAGGTGCTCGCGGACGACAACCATTTCACCATCGGACTGCGTCTCGACGAGGTCGGACCGCTCGTTACCGCTTGGTTCTGCGATCATCTCCAGACCCGCTGA
- a CDS encoding alpha/beta fold hydrolase, whose protein sequence is MRYSPRYLTFVCFLLAAAMLTLSGCVSGILANLAVSAPNKEHPPRVVRDADYAERVDALYSQSWRVKVGLPAAELAVAVLEPGNYAFRYNVEVKQNDQGRKRLAPKLDWTLPPQPAAAPKGTVLVLHGYRDAKENMLHWALVLAEFGYRTVLVDLRGHGRSTGDSIAYGAFEAKDLVQVLDDLDRRGLLAGRLGVLGVSYGASTGLLLAARDPRVAAVVALEPFSNARDAVVEFAHGVAPNEAAKISDATFAAAVARAEKQGDFAWADGDVLAAMPRVKAPELFFHGAKDRWLSPDNSRRLFAQAPHGSRIGILENDDHLVLSMRLMPIVRDVRQWFDRLLAGMPVPEKAE, encoded by the coding sequence ATGCGCTACTCCCCTCGCTACCTCACGTTCGTGTGCTTCCTCCTTGCTGCTGCGATGCTGACGCTCAGCGGCTGCGTGAGCGGTATCCTGGCTAATCTGGCCGTGAGCGCGCCCAACAAGGAGCACCCGCCGCGCGTCGTGCGGGACGCCGACTACGCCGAGCGCGTCGACGCGCTTTATTCGCAATCCTGGCGCGTGAAAGTCGGACTGCCCGCGGCCGAGTTGGCCGTCGCGGTGCTCGAACCCGGCAACTACGCTTTCCGCTACAACGTCGAGGTGAAGCAAAACGACCAGGGCCGGAAGCGGCTCGCGCCGAAGCTCGACTGGACGCTTCCGCCCCAGCCGGCCGCCGCCCCCAAAGGCACCGTCCTCGTCCTCCACGGCTACCGCGACGCCAAGGAAAACATGCTGCACTGGGCGCTTGTGCTGGCGGAGTTCGGCTATCGCACCGTGCTGGTCGACCTGCGCGGGCATGGGCGTTCGACCGGCGATTCGATCGCCTACGGTGCCTTCGAGGCGAAGGACCTCGTGCAGGTCCTCGACGACCTCGATCGTCGCGGGCTGCTCGCCGGCCGGCTCGGCGTGCTCGGCGTCTCCTACGGCGCGAGCACGGGGTTGCTGCTCGCCGCGCGCGATCCGCGGGTCGCGGCGGTCGTGGCGCTGGAGCCGTTCAGCAACGCCCGAGATGCCGTCGTGGAGTTCGCCCATGGCGTCGCTCCGAACGAGGCCGCGAAGATCAGCGATGCGACCTTCGCCGCCGCCGTGGCGCGCGCGGAGAAGCAGGGCGATTTCGCCTGGGCGGATGGCGACGTGCTCGCCGCGATGCCGCGGGTGAAGGCGCCGGAGTTGTTCTTCCACGGCGCCAAGGACCGCTGGCTCTCGCCCGACAACAGCCGCCGGCTCTTCGCGCAGGCACCACACGGCAGTCGCATCGGCATCCTCGAGAACGACGACCACCTGGTGCTCTCCATGCGGCTCATGCCGATCGTCCGCGACGTGCGCCAGTGGTTCGACCGGCTGCTGGCGGGAATGCCGGTTCCGGAAAAGGCGGAGTAA
- the carA gene encoding glutamine-hydrolyzing carbamoyl-phosphate synthase small subunit codes for MSAPQPAVLALEDGTVFHGAAFGAAATIAGECVFNTSLTGYQEILTDPSYFGQIVTMTAVQIGNYGINVEDEEHSGPKASGFVVREVSPVVSNWRSQMSLDAYLKKYGIPGISEIDTRALTKKLRVTGAMKSCLSTLPISDADAVARARGWQDMAGSDYVKDTTCKAPYIWSDTDPTRHNAAYLPVGTTLGVQPPHTKKFKVAAFDYGAKYTIFRKLVRHGFEVHVFPATATHEQVREAGVDCLFLSNGPGDPAALPYIHQTVSALLPDYPTFGICLGHQMITHALGGTTYKLKFGHRGGNQPVKNLETGRVSITAQNHGFATDPKSIEGKGAVVTEINLNDNTVEGLRHKELPVFCVQYHPEAAPGPNDADPLFEDFYKMVAQRKAGKI; via the coding sequence ATGTCCGCTCCCCAGCCCGCAGTCCTCGCGCTCGAAGATGGCACGGTGTTCCACGGTGCCGCGTTCGGCGCCGCCGCCACCATCGCCGGCGAATGTGTGTTCAACACCTCGCTGACCGGCTATCAGGAAATCCTCACAGACCCCTCCTACTTCGGCCAGATCGTCACGATGACCGCCGTGCAGATCGGCAACTACGGCATCAATGTCGAGGACGAGGAGCACAGCGGCCCGAAGGCGTCCGGCTTCGTCGTGCGCGAGGTCTCGCCCGTCGTCAGCAACTGGCGCAGCCAGATGTCGCTCGACGCCTATCTCAAGAAATACGGCATCCCCGGCATCAGCGAAATCGACACCCGCGCGCTCACCAAAAAACTCCGCGTCACCGGCGCGATGAAGAGCTGCCTGAGCACATTGCCCATCTCCGACGCCGACGCCGTCGCCCGCGCCCGCGGCTGGCAGGACATGGCCGGCAGCGATTACGTCAAGGACACGACTTGCAAGGCGCCCTACATCTGGAGCGACACCGACCCGACGCGCCACAACGCCGCCTATCTCCCCGTCGGCACCACGCTCGGCGTGCAGCCGCCGCACACGAAGAAGTTCAAGGTCGCCGCCTTCGACTACGGTGCGAAATACACCATCTTCCGCAAACTCGTCCGTCACGGCTTCGAGGTGCACGTTTTCCCCGCCACCGCCACGCACGAACAAGTGCGCGAAGCCGGCGTCGATTGCCTCTTCCTCTCCAACGGCCCCGGCGATCCGGCCGCGTTGCCCTACATCCACCAAACGGTCAGCGCGCTGCTGCCGGATTACCCGACCTTCGGCATCTGCCTCGGCCACCAGATGATCACGCACGCCCTCGGCGGCACGACCTACAAGCTCAAGTTCGGCCACCGCGGCGGCAACCAGCCGGTGAAGAACCTCGAAACCGGCCGCGTCTCGATCACCGCGCAAAATCACGGCTTCGCCACCGACCCGAAATCAATCGAGGGCAAGGGCGCCGTCGTCACGGAGATCAACCTGAACGACAACACGGTCGAAGGCCTCCGCCACAAAGAGCTGCCGGTGTTCTGCGTGCAGTATCACCCCGAAGCCGCCCCCGGCCCGAACGACGCCGACCCGCTCTTCGAGGACTTCTACAAGATGGTCGCCCAGCGCAAGGCGGGCAAAATCTGA
- a CDS encoding response regulator yields the protein MTVSAANASLLVVDDEKQIRRLLRVTLESGGYVVREAENATLGLQEVAHQAPDGIILDLGLPDLDGVEVIRRLREWSRVPVLVLSVREGEEDKIAALDAGADDYLTKPFGGRELLARVRAILRRAPAASEAALVKFGDIEIDLAGRVVRRAGAEVHLTAKEFSFLRLLVQHRGKVVTQRQILREVWGPAAEERTDYLRVHMTHLRQKLEATPATPRHLRTEAGIGYRLVE from the coding sequence ATGACTGTGTCCGCCGCCAACGCCTCCCTGCTCGTCGTGGACGACGAGAAGCAGATCCGGCGGCTCCTGCGCGTGACGCTTGAGTCGGGCGGTTACGTCGTGCGCGAGGCGGAGAACGCCACGCTCGGCTTGCAGGAGGTCGCGCATCAGGCACCGGACGGCATCATCCTCGATCTCGGCCTGCCCGACCTCGATGGCGTCGAGGTCATCCGCCGCCTGCGCGAGTGGTCGCGCGTGCCCGTGCTGGTGTTGTCCGTGCGCGAAGGCGAAGAGGACAAGATCGCCGCGCTCGACGCCGGCGCGGACGACTACCTGACCAAGCCTTTCGGTGGACGCGAACTGCTGGCGCGCGTGCGCGCCATCTTGCGTCGTGCACCAGCGGCATCGGAGGCGGCGTTGGTGAAATTCGGCGACATCGAGATCGACCTCGCCGGACGCGTCGTGCGGCGCGCTGGCGCGGAAGTGCATCTGACGGCGAAGGAGTTCTCGTTTCTCCGGCTGCTCGTCCAACACCGCGGCAAGGTGGTGACGCAGCGGCAGATTCTCCGCGAAGTCTGGGGCCCGGCCGCCGAGGAGCGCACCGACTACCTGCGCGTGCACATGACGCATCTCCGGCAGAAACTCGAAGCCACCCCCGCCACCCCACGCCACCTCCGCACCGAGGCCGGCATCGGGTATCGGTTGGTGGAGTGA
- a CDS encoding sensor histidine kinase KdpD → MNDSVRPDPDSLLAALQTRAARARRGHLKIFLGMCPGVGKTYAMLRAAQRERAAGTDVLVGLVETHGRTETEALLSGLTVLPRRAIEHRGAQLGELDLEAARVRAPRLLLVDELAHTNAPGSRHTKRWQDVVELLESGIDILTTLNIQHVESRADAVRGITGAVQRETVPDSVLDLADELELVDLTPEALLERLQEGKVYLGERAAAAAENFFQESHLAALRELALRYTAERVDRQLRDLRSGAAKQTVWRSGERLLVAVGASPFSTQLVRWTRRLAAAQGAAWLAVHVEPLSPLAPEDQRRLDQNLALARELGAEIVVTQDEDIAAALVRSAIQHNATQIVIGKPRTRRWLDLWRGTLVDRLLRLGGKIDVYVVPVEDRAPLMDLVRFDHELRSGAGEYAFAGATLAVITLGGLLLPPNYYLACGLVYLLATILLCLRVGRGPVLAAGVLSALAWNFLFIPPRFTFRIEKVEDGLLFGTYFVVALVAGQLTARIRAQAVAERRREGRAVALFQLTRALAAARTLDEAVFAALRQADQLFGAKTALLLGHDAATLTPHFAGSFALDAKERGVADWVLLHRRPAGRFTDTLPAATAFYLPLVREDRAIGVLGVAVPRDRDLTLAQRDLIEAFARQLALSVEQEQLREASEREKLLAESEKLHRVLLDSVSHELRTPLAVITGSLENLADAPTSLQGTLVDEARAAARRLNRLVGNLLDQTRLESGALRPRLDWCDARDLINAALDGVRDELVGHPLEIVVPADLPPVRADFALTEQALANLLLNAARHTPDGTPVFVTAGTERGGQRMFFTVADRGPGFPLEMRERLFKKFERGDAARAGGLGLGLSLVRGFVAAQGGEIVVGANPGGGAVFTIYLPHRKPQSPPAE, encoded by the coding sequence GTGAACGACTCCGTCCGACCCGATCCCGATTCGCTGCTCGCTGCGTTGCAGACACGCGCGGCCCGGGCGCGGCGCGGACACTTGAAGATCTTCCTCGGGATGTGCCCCGGCGTGGGCAAGACCTACGCCATGCTGCGCGCCGCCCAGCGCGAACGCGCCGCCGGCACCGACGTCCTGGTCGGCCTCGTCGAGACGCACGGCCGCACCGAGACCGAAGCGCTGTTGTCCGGCCTGACCGTTCTGCCGCGCCGCGCCATTGAGCATCGCGGCGCGCAACTCGGCGAACTCGACCTCGAGGCCGCACGCGTCCGTGCACCACGCCTGCTGCTCGTCGACGAGCTCGCCCACACCAACGCTCCCGGCTCGCGCCACACCAAGCGCTGGCAGGACGTCGTGGAGTTGCTCGAGTCCGGCATCGACATCCTCACCACGCTCAACATCCAACACGTCGAGTCGCGCGCCGACGCCGTGCGCGGCATCACCGGCGCCGTGCAACGCGAGACTGTGCCCGACTCCGTGCTCGACCTCGCCGACGAGCTCGAGCTCGTCGACCTCACGCCCGAGGCGTTGCTCGAGCGCTTGCAGGAAGGCAAAGTCTACCTCGGCGAACGCGCGGCGGCGGCCGCGGAAAACTTTTTTCAGGAATCCCACCTCGCCGCGCTGCGCGAACTCGCCCTCCGCTACACCGCCGAGCGCGTCGACCGCCAGCTGCGCGATCTGCGTTCCGGTGCCGCCAAGCAGACCGTCTGGCGCAGCGGCGAGCGTCTGCTCGTCGCCGTGGGCGCGAGCCCATTTTCCACCCAGCTCGTGCGCTGGACGCGCCGCCTCGCCGCGGCGCAAGGCGCAGCGTGGCTCGCCGTGCACGTCGAACCGCTTTCGCCGCTCGCGCCCGAAGACCAGCGCCGACTCGACCAGAACCTCGCTCTCGCACGCGAACTCGGCGCCGAGATCGTCGTGACGCAGGACGAGGACATCGCCGCCGCGCTCGTCCGCTCCGCCATCCAGCATAACGCCACGCAGATCGTCATCGGCAAGCCGCGCACGCGCCGCTGGCTCGACCTCTGGCGCGGCACGTTGGTCGACCGGCTGCTCCGCCTCGGCGGCAAGATCGACGTCTACGTCGTGCCGGTCGAAGACCGCGCGCCGCTGATGGATCTCGTGCGCTTCGACCACGAGCTGCGCAGCGGCGCAGGCGAATACGCGTTCGCTGGCGCCACACTGGCCGTCATCACGCTCGGCGGCCTGCTTTTGCCGCCGAATTACTACCTCGCGTGCGGCCTCGTCTACCTGCTCGCCACGATCCTGCTCTGCCTGCGCGTCGGCCGCGGGCCGGTCCTCGCGGCCGGCGTGCTCAGCGCTCTGGCATGGAATTTCCTCTTCATCCCGCCGCGTTTCACCTTCCGCATCGAGAAGGTCGAGGACGGTCTGCTCTTCGGCACGTATTTCGTCGTCGCGCTCGTGGCCGGTCAACTCACCGCGCGCATCCGCGCCCAGGCGGTCGCCGAGCGCCGCCGCGAGGGGCGCGCCGTGGCACTGTTCCAACTCACCCGCGCGCTCGCCGCCGCGCGCACGCTCGACGAGGCCGTCTTCGCCGCGCTGCGCCAAGCCGACCAGCTCTTCGGCGCCAAGACCGCCCTCCTGCTCGGACACGACGCGGCGACGCTCACGCCTCACTTCGCCGGCTCGTTCGCTCTCGACGCCAAGGAGCGCGGCGTCGCCGACTGGGTGCTGCTGCACCGGCGACCCGCCGGACGCTTCACCGACACGCTGCCGGCCGCGACGGCGTTCTACCTGCCGCTCGTGCGTGAGGACCGCGCCATCGGCGTGCTCGGCGTCGCCGTGCCGCGCGACCGCGACCTGACGCTCGCCCAGCGCGATCTGATCGAGGCTTTCGCCCGCCAGCTCGCGCTCAGCGTCGAACAGGAACAACTGCGCGAGGCGAGCGAACGCGAGAAGCTGCTCGCCGAGTCGGAGAAACTCCATCGCGTGCTGCTCGACAGCGTGTCACACGAGCTGCGCACGCCACTGGCGGTCATCACCGGCTCGTTGGAAAACCTGGCCGACGCTCCGACCAGCCTGCAAGGCACGCTCGTCGACGAAGCGCGCGCCGCCGCGCGGCGGTTGAACCGGCTCGTAGGCAACCTGCTCGACCAGACGCGACTCGAGAGCGGCGCGCTGCGGCCGCGGCTCGATTGGTGCGACGCGCGCGACCTGATCAACGCCGCCCTCGACGGGGTGCGCGACGAGCTGGTCGGTCATCCGCTCGAGATCGTCGTGCCGGCCGACTTGCCGCCCGTGCGCGCAGATTTCGCGCTGACGGAGCAGGCGCTCGCCAACCTGCTGCTCAACGCCGCGCGCCACACGCCGGACGGCACGCCGGTCTTCGTCACCGCCGGCACGGAGCGCGGCGGGCAACGCATGTTTTTCACCGTGGCGGACCGCGGTCCGGGCTTTCCGCTGGAGATGCGCGAGCGGCTGTTCAAGAAATTCGAGCGTGGCGACGCGGCCCGCGCCGGCGGCCTCGGGCTCGGCCTGTCGCTCGTGCGCGGCTTCGTTGCGGCGCAAGGCGGCGAGATCGTGGTCGGCGCCAACCCCGGTGGCGGCGCGGTGTTCACGATTTACCTGCCGCACCGCAAGCCCCAGTCTCCTCCGGCCGAATGA
- the kdpC gene encoding potassium-transporting ATPase subunit KdpC: MKTTLSALRLLIALTLLAGLLYPLAVWAIGRAFFRDAAEGSLVRRDGRLVGSALLAQKTTDPRYFWPRPSAGDYATVASGASNQAWTSAALAKSIAERRTAFAPLDITGVPADLLTASGSGLDPDLSPAAVRFQIDRVASARHLTPAQRNALVELVARHTEGGQLSPARVNVLRLNLALDRTFAAP, from the coding sequence ATGAAAACCACTCTCTCCGCCCTGCGCCTGCTCATCGCGCTCACACTTCTGGCCGGCCTGCTCTACCCGCTCGCCGTCTGGGCCATCGGTCGCGCGTTTTTCCGCGACGCCGCCGAAGGCTCGCTCGTGCGCCGCGACGGACGGCTCGTCGGCTCCGCGCTGCTCGCGCAAAAGACCACCGACCCGCGCTACTTCTGGCCGCGCCCGTCCGCTGGCGACTACGCCACGGTCGCCTCCGGCGCCAGCAACCAGGCCTGGACCAGCGCTGCGCTGGCCAAGTCCATCGCCGAGCGCCGCACCGCCTTCGCGCCTTTGGACATCACCGGAGTCCCTGCCGATCTGCTCACCGCCAGCGGCAGCGGGCTCGATCCGGACCTCTCACCGGCCGCCGTCCGCTTCCAAATCGATCGCGTCGCCTCCGCCCGGCACCTCACGCCGGCCCAACGAAATGCGCTCGTCGAACTCGTTGCGCGCCACACCGAAGGCGGGCAGCTTAGTCCGGCCCGCGTCAACGTCCTCCGCCTCAACCTCGCGCTCGATCGCACCTTCGCCGCTCCGTGA